In Silene latifolia isolate original U9 population chromosome X, ASM4854445v1, whole genome shotgun sequence, the following proteins share a genomic window:
- the LOC141620700 gene encoding uncharacterized protein LOC141620700, which produces MVKAWLRNVIEIRLHPSISFTGTIAEIWKELKERFSTGNAPRVHQLKSELNSCKQGKGQSIVEYYTQLKAIWDDLSTYSRVPQCTCGDGAELLKEREEEKVHQFLMGLDTNLYGNIRSNLLMKDDITSSSRAYALMLREQRHKAVMKTKEEINEAAMAVKPIGGGGRGNGAGNNANQEQAEYKPPHCDHCDKDYHTEENCWEIHGYPTCVRGRGRGRGRGNHQVANATSTSENETQKQGQQNLTNDEMTTLRSLLNSKNEGRRELLEKVWGSKPSTVGLPNGSNIIANLHGMNQSTRMEIGRGEHKDGVYVMRMSRETVSRVQTSGEVSSLSGAHYFLTIVDDCNRAVWVHLMRDRGEVNGLMKIFFNMTLTQFGKQVKVVQSDNGTECLSGPLKEYYDEHGMDFQTSNDDTPQQNGRVERKHRHILEKARALHFQAELPIEFWGECILTAAYLINRTPSRVINGLTPYEVLYGEKPCFDHIRVFGCLAYAHNKDRPKDKFTERGKRCIFIGYPHSKKG; this is translated from the exons ATGGTTAAGGCATGGCTGAGAAACGTTATTGAAATTCGACTCCATCCAAGCATCTCGTTCACTGGAACCATTGCAGAAATTTGGAAGGAACTAAAAGAACGTTTTTCCACCGGGAATGCGCCACGAGTACATCAACTAAAAAGCGAACTTAACAGTTGCAAGCAAGGCAAAGGACAATCCATTGTCGAGTATTATACCCAATTAAAAGCCATATGGGACGACCTATCCACCTATAGTCGTGTCCCACAATGCACTTGTGGAGATGGAGCAGAATTGCTCAAGGAACGTGAGGAAGAAAAGGTACATCAATTTCTTATGGGGCTCGACACGAATTTATATGGTAATATTCGTTCTAACTTGTTGATGAAAGACGATATTACTTCGTCAAGTCGAGCCTATGCACTCATGCTGCGAGAACAAAGGCACAAGGCCGTGATGAAGACGAAAGAAGAGATTAATGAGGCGGCCATGGCTGTTAAACCGAtcggtggtggtggtcgtgggaaTGGAGCTGGAAACAATGCGAATCAAGAGCAAGCAGAATACAAACCTCCACACTGCGATCATTGCGATAAAGACTATCACACCGAGGAGAATTGTTGGGAAATACATGGATACCCGACTTGTGTAAGAGGCCGTGGCCGTGGAAGAGGACGCGGTAATCATCAGGTAGCAAATGCAACATCGACAAGTGAGAATGAGACGCAAAAACAGGGTCAACAAAACCTCACCAACGATGAGATGACTACTCTTCGAAGCCTTCTAAATAGCAAAAACGAAG GTCGACGAGAGCTACTTGAGAAGGTTTGGGGAAGTAAACCTTCCACTGTTGGATTACCGAATGGATCAAACATCATTGCTAATTTACATGGAATG AACCAGTCTACGAGGATggagattggacggggtgagcacAAGGACGGGGTTTACGTGATGAGGATGAGCCGAGAGACTGTGTCGAGAGTGCAAACGAGTGGCGAA GTAAGTAGTCTATCTGGTGCACACTATTTCTTGACCATTGTGGATGACTGTAATAGAGCTGTTTGGGTACATCTTATGCGAGATAGAGGAGAAGTCAATGGCTTAATGAAAATTTTTTTTAACATGACTTTGACGCAATTTGGTAAACAAGTTAAAGTTGTGCAAAGTGACAATGGGACTGAGTGTCTCTCGGGTCCATTGAAGGAGTATTATGATGAGCATGGTATGGATTTTCAAACCAGTAATGACgacaccccacaacaaaatggtagaGTGGAACGTAAGCATAGACATATCTTAGAGAAAGCGAGGGCACTTCATTTCCAAGCCGAGTTACCCATCGAGTTTTGGGGGGAATGTATTTTAACGGCAGCTTATTTGATTAATAGAACCCCAAGCCGTGTCATTAATGGTCTAACTCCTTATGAAGTTTTATATGGCGAGAAACCTTGTTTCGACCATATTCGTGTTTTTGGTTGTCTTGCATATGCTCATAATAAAGATAGACCGAAAGATAAATTTACTGAACGAGGAAAACGTTGTATTTTTATCGGGTACCCACATAGTAAGAAAGGATGA
- the LOC141620701 gene encoding transcription factor LAF1-like — protein MGFNASKKKLSRKHKRGLWSPEEDQRLQDHILQHGIVCWTSLPANAGLKRNGKSCRLRWVNYLRPGLKRGVFSSQEEQLILTLHKDLGNKWSTIAKQLPGRTDNEIKNYWHSYLKKKTSTFEEPKIDPNPKFTYLTSEEKNDYSSLNPMASNVVSRLELEPFKIQDQILNNIEQRNEKLFPKVVFSEWLADDNSTLQNGHNSSTSKKQDEDFMQCFRHDQGSSSSCIDKYYHGEIGDGFENGLLDIPLTFLDQSTVGSCFMAFSAGNATYNGF, from the exons ATGGGATTTAATGCGTCGAAGAAGAAGTTGAGTCGAAAACACAAAAGAGGATTGTGGTCACCGGAAGAAGATCAAAGGCTCCAAGACCATATTCTTCAGCATGGCATTGTTTGCTGGACTTCTCTTCCTGCTAATGCTG GGTTGAAAAGGAATGGAAAAAGTTGCAGATTAAGGTGGGTTAATTACTTAAGGCCGGGATTGAAACGAGGCGTTTTCAGCTCTCAGGAAGAACAGTTGATTTTAACCCTTCATAAAGACTTGGGAAACAA GTGGTCAACAATAGCAAAGCAGTTGCCTGGAAGAACCGACAATGAGATAAAGAACTACTGGCATTCTTACTTGAAGAAAAAAACATCAACATTCGAGGAACCCAAAATCGACCCAAACCCAAAATTTACATATTTAACTAGCGAGGAAAAGAACGATTATTCTTCCTTAAACCCAATGGCAAGCAATGTCGTCTCAAGACTTGAACTCGAACCCTTTAAAATTCAAGATCAAATACTCAATAATATCGAACAAAGAAATGAAAAATTGTTCCCAAAAGTTGTCTTTTCAGAGTGGTTAGCTGATGATAACTCTACTCTCCAAAATGGACACAATTCTAGCACGTCGAAGAAACAGGATGAAGACTTTATGCAATGTTTTCGACATGATCAAGGTTCTTCATCGAGTTGCATAGACAAGTACTACCATGGCGAAATTGGAGACGGATTTGAAAATGGTTTGTTAGATATACCATTAACTTTCCTTGATCAAAGTACAGTTGGAAGTTGCTTCATGGCTTTCTCAGCTGGAAATgctacttacaatggattttaa
- the LOC141622036 gene encoding 25.3 kDa vesicle transport protein SEC22-1, with amino-acid sequence MVKLTIVERISDGMPLAQGLRYIGDNNGSLSHYMRQSEFILKEIARGSFAPSPKFIVRLDHQQSFNCLIANGVCFITLCDSWYPRALSFDYLEELRLELEKLEQSDQFIKNVKTPYMLGVKFDSAITNVKKKYLDTRTQANLKKIYANRGRELEIMTEEMSTIIENRIQEDYRERAKMAPQVVSPIWSSRRLEVFAMKWMPIGITISVVITILLWASLVMSDYVVISS; translated from the exons atggtgaaGCTAACAATAGTTGAAAGGATTAGTGATGGGATGCCATTAGCACAAGGTCTTAGATATATCGGCGATAATAATGGCAGTTTGTCGCACTACATGAGACAATCTGAATTTATTCTGAAAGAAATCGCGAGAGGTTCTTTTGCTCCTAGTCCAAAATTCATCGTTCGCCTTGATCACCAACAATCTTTCAA TTGTTTGATTGCGAATGGTGTTTGCTTCATCACATTGTGTGATTCTTGGTACCCAAGAGCGCTATCTTTCGATTACCTTGAAGAATTGAGGCTCGAGTTGGAGAAACTTGAACAAAGTGATCAATTTATTAAGAACGTTAAAACACCATATATGTTGGGCGTCAAGTTTG ACAGTGCAATAACCAATGTAAAGAAGAAATACCTAGACACAAGAACGCAAGCAAATCTAAAGAAAATATATGCAAATCGTGGACGTGAATTGGAAATTATGACGGAGGAAATGTCTACAATTATAGAAAACAGAATTCAAGAAG ACTATAGAGAAAGGGCTAAAATGGCTCCTCAAGTTGTTTCACCTATTTGGAGTTCTCGGCGCCTTGAG gtGTTTGCAATGAAATGGATGCCAATTGGTATTACAATTAGCGTTGTGATCACAATTCTTTTGTGGGCTTCACTAGTTATGTCGGACTATGTTGTAATAAGCTCCTAA